The proteins below come from a single Zea mays cultivar B73 chromosome 8, Zm-B73-REFERENCE-NAM-5.0, whole genome shotgun sequence genomic window:
- the LOC103632179 gene encoding protein TIFY 10b-like, whose product MTASARPRERATSFAVACSLLSRFVRQNDVAPSQLGLGIKGEVEQQRTPATINLLPGADGEETERRKETMELFPQSAGFGVKDPTAAPRCVLLLHIM is encoded by the exons ATGACGGCGTCCGCGAGGCCCAGGGAGAGGGCAACCAGCTTCGCCGTCGCGTGCAGCCTCCTCAGCCGCTTCGTCCGCCAGAACGACGTCGCGCCCTCCCAGCTAGGCCTCGGGATCAAAG GCGAGGTCGAGCAGCAAAGGACGCCGGCGACAATTAACTTGCTCCCCGGAGCGGACGGCGAGGAGACCGAGAGGAGGAAGGAGACCATGGAGCTTTTCCCGCAGAGCGCCGGGTTCGGTGTCAAGGATCCCACTGCTGCCCCTAGGTGCGTACTGCTGCTTCACATCATGTAA